A section of the Girardinichthys multiradiatus isolate DD_20200921_A chromosome 5, DD_fGirMul_XY1, whole genome shotgun sequence genome encodes:
- the tmem184c gene encoding transmembrane protein 184C — MPCSCGDWRKWIRPLVVLLYILLLIVVLPLCIWELQKSEVGTHNKAWFIAGIFVFMTIPISLWGILQHLVHYTQPELQKPIIRILWMVPIYSLDSWIALKYPSIAIYVDTCRECYEAFVIYNFMTFLLNYLERQYPSLVMMLEVQEQQKHLPPLCCCPPWPMGEVLLLRCKLGVLQYTVVRPVTTVIALICQLCEVYDEGNFSFKNAWTYLVIFNNMSQLFAMYCLVLFYRALKDELSPIKPVGKFFCVKMVVFVSFWQAVLIALLVKVGIISEKRTWDWQSVEAVATGLQDFIICVEMFLAAIAHHFSFTCKPYIQEAEEVSCFDSFMAMWDISDVRADISEQVRNVGRTVMGRPKKSYFSEAQNDGERSGLLSSASQDAIMEAASNQGQYEGLGRTLTPHSLSAPAGLDSAEWEEGIEYRTGSTQDDVRTNHTNEPEEADLIVIT; from the exons ATGCCCTGCTCCTGTGGGGACTGGAGAAAATGGATTCGGCCGCTGGTCGTGCTGCTGTACATTTTGCTGCTGATAGTCGTCTTGCCGCTGTGCATCTGGGAACTGCAGAAGTCGGAG GTTGGAACCCACAACAAAGCATGGTTCATTGCtgggatttttgttttcatgaccATACCTATATCATTATGGGGCATTCTCCAGCATCTAGTGCACTACACCCAGCCAGAGCTCCAGAAGCCTATTATCAG gATATTATGGATGGTTCCAATCTACAGCTTGGACAGC tggaTTGCACTAAAATACCCCAGTATAGCAATTTATGTGGACACATGCAGAGAATGCTACGAGGCCTTTGTCATCTATAACTTCATGACTTTCTTGCTTAACTACCTGGAACGTCAGTATCCCAGCTTGGTGATGATGCTGGAGGTCCAGGAGCAGCAGAAGCATCTCCCCCCGCTCTGCTGTTGCCCACCCTGGCCGATGGGAGA GGTTTTGCTGTTGCGATGTAAACTGGGAGTTCTGCAGTACACTGTGGTGAGACCTGTCACAACGGTGATTGCTCT AATCTGTCAGCTGTGTGAAGTGTACGACGAAGgcaatttcagttttaaaaacgCCTGGACCTACCTGGTTATTTTCAACAACATGTCCCAGCTG TTTGCTATGTACTGCCTGGTTCTGTTCTACCGGGCTCTGAAGGACGAGCTGAGTCCCATCAAACCAGTAGGAAAATTCTTCTGTGTAAAAATGGTGGTGTTCGTCTCTTTTTG GCAAGCTGTGCTGATTGCTTTGCTGGTTAAAGTGGGAATAATCTCAGAGAAACGTACCTGGGACTGGCAAAGCGTGGAGGCTGTAGCTACCGGCTTACAG GACTTCATCATTTGTGTGGAGATGTTTCTCGCAGCCATCGCCCATCACTTCAGCTTCACCTGCAAACCTTACATCCAGGAGGCAGAGGAAGTCTCCTGCTTTGATTCTTTTATGGCCATGTGGGACATCTCAGATGTCAGAGCAGATATTTCTGAACAAGTCCGTAATGTCG GAAGGACAGTCATGGGTCGTCCGAAGAAATCCTACTTCAGCGAGGCCCAAAATGACGGCGAGCGATCTGGGCTTCTGTCTTCGGCATCTCAGGACGCCATCATGGAAGCTGCAAGCAACCAAGGCCAGTACGAGGGGCTAGGAAGAACCCTCACACCGCATTCCTTATCAGCGCCTGCAGGGTTGGACTCTGCTGAATGGGAAGAAGGTATTGAGTATAGAACCGGCTCAACCCAAGATGATGTAAGGACAAATCATACCAATGAACCAGAAGAGGCGGATCTCATAGTCATCACATAG